A single Microbacterium protaetiae DNA region contains:
- a CDS encoding VIT1/CCC1 transporter family protein, protein MTEPTSRDRRRWAQYLVNERAEARVYRELAERKVGHEHDILRSLADAEGRHEAHWLELLGGEPASLPRASTRTRMLGWMARHFGSIFVLALAQNAEGRSPYDDDPHATAAMAADEKVHQEVVRGLAARGRRRLSGGFRAAVFGANDGLVSNLALVMGIGAAGAPPQFVLFSGIAGLLAGALSMGAGEFVSVRSQREMLDATEPGEFAAGILPDLDLDANELALVYRTRGMGADDALARAERVLERARRADAAAPNTDPVSVGDDHDVVGSAWRAALFSFLCFASGAIIPVLPWIFTMSGLPAVILALVLVGLALLGTGAMVGLLSGASPLRRALRQLLIGYGAAAVTYLLGLLFGVSLG, encoded by the coding sequence GTGACCGAACCCACTTCACGCGACCGCAGGCGGTGGGCGCAGTATCTCGTCAACGAACGGGCAGAGGCGCGCGTCTACCGCGAACTGGCCGAGCGCAAGGTCGGCCACGAGCACGACATCCTGCGCTCGCTCGCCGACGCCGAAGGACGACACGAAGCGCACTGGCTGGAGCTGCTGGGCGGCGAGCCCGCCTCGCTGCCGCGCGCGTCCACGCGCACCCGGATGCTCGGGTGGATGGCCCGTCACTTCGGCTCGATCTTCGTGCTCGCGCTGGCGCAGAACGCCGAAGGGCGCTCGCCGTATGACGACGACCCGCACGCGACGGCGGCGATGGCCGCTGACGAGAAGGTGCATCAGGAGGTCGTTCGTGGCCTCGCCGCCCGTGGGCGTCGCCGCCTGTCGGGGGGCTTCCGCGCCGCGGTGTTCGGTGCGAACGACGGGCTCGTCTCGAACCTGGCGCTGGTGATGGGCATCGGTGCGGCCGGTGCGCCACCGCAGTTCGTGCTCTTCAGCGGCATCGCGGGGCTTCTGGCCGGTGCGCTGTCGATGGGGGCCGGTGAGTTCGTCTCGGTACGCTCGCAGCGCGAGATGCTCGATGCCACCGAACCGGGGGAGTTCGCCGCCGGCATCCTTCCCGACCTCGACCTCGACGCCAACGAGTTGGCGCTCGTCTACCGCACGCGCGGGATGGGTGCCGACGACGCCCTCGCACGCGCCGAACGCGTGCTCGAGCGTGCGCGCCGTGCCGACGCCGCGGCGCCGAACACCGACCCGGTCTCGGTCGGCGACGACCACGACGTGGTCGGCAGCGCATGGCGGGCGGCGCTGTTCAGCTTCCTCTGTTTCGCCTCGGGCGCGATCATCCCCGTGCTGCCGTGGATTTTCACGATGTCGGGGCTGCCCGCGGTGATCCTCGCGCTCGTGCTCGTCGGACTCGCCCTGCTGGGCACCGGCGCCATGGTGGGACTGCTCTCGGGGGCCTCCCCACTGCGTCGGGCGCTGCGCCAACTGCTGATCGGCTACGGAGCAGCTGCGGTGACCTATCTGCTCGGCCTGCTGTTCGGGGTCAGCCTGGGCTGA